A part of Deltaproteobacteria bacterium genomic DNA contains:
- a CDS encoding type I restriction endonuclease subunit R translates to MTPAPYTEDTLVQQTTAEYLAQALGWASVVAYNTEDFGPDSLLGRKSDREVVLTRTLRAKIEALNPGLPSAAYDDAVRQIVTVSASQTLTATNREKFELIKDGVQVTFRNAKGERVRQRLRVFDFDVPENNHFLCVRELWVRGDLYRRRADIVGFVNGLPLLFMELKNVNKDIRAAYEQNFLDYKDTVPHLFHHNALVVLANGVDAKLGSLTSRFEHFHEWKRLAENQPGVVAMETLLKGVCAKANFLDLVENFIVFDDSAGNPRKILARNHQFLGVNRAIEAVRERKNRDGKLGVFWHTQGSGKSYSMVMFTRKVHRKLGGNFTFLILTDRDDLDTQIYKTFAGCGVVDNDRDPCRASSGEHLSRLLAQHKSHVFSLIQKFNQTVGEGEAYSRRDDLIVITDEAHRTQYGTLALN, encoded by the coding sequence CTCGGCTGGGCGTCGGTGGTCGCCTACAACACCGAGGATTTCGGGCCGGATAGCCTGCTGGGCCGGAAATCGGACCGTGAGGTGGTGTTGACCCGCACCCTGCGGGCAAAGATCGAAGCGCTGAATCCCGGGCTGCCGTCTGCGGCCTATGACGATGCCGTCCGCCAGATCGTCACGGTTTCCGCCTCGCAGACCCTGACCGCCACCAACCGCGAGAAATTCGAGCTGATCAAAGACGGGGTGCAGGTCACCTTTCGCAACGCCAAGGGCGAACGGGTCCGCCAGCGGCTGAGGGTGTTCGACTTCGATGTTCCCGAGAACAATCATTTCCTCTGCGTACGGGAGCTGTGGGTGCGCGGTGACCTGTACCGCCGCCGGGCGGACATTGTCGGCTTCGTCAACGGCCTGCCGCTGTTGTTCATGGAGCTCAAAAACGTCAACAAGGACATTCGCGCCGCCTACGAGCAGAATTTTCTGGATTACAAGGACACCGTCCCCCACCTATTCCACCACAATGCCCTTGTGGTCTTGGCCAATGGGGTGGATGCCAAACTCGGCTCGCTCACCAGCCGGTTCGAACATTTCCACGAGTGGAAACGACTGGCCGAGAATCAGCCGGGTGTCGTGGCCATGGAGACGCTGCTCAAGGGGGTGTGCGCGAAAGCCAATTTCCTCGACCTGGTGGAGAACTTTATCGTTTTCGACGACTCGGCCGGAAACCCTCGAAAAATCCTGGCCCGCAACCACCAGTTCCTCGGCGTCAACAGAGCCATCGAGGCCGTTCGTGAACGTAAGAACCGGGACGGCAAGCTGGGGGTCTTCTGGCATACCCAAGGCTCCGGCAAGAGCTATTCCATGGTCATGTTCACCCGCAAGGTCCATCGCAAGCTGGGCGGCAACTTCACCTTTCTGATCCTCACCGACCGCGACGACCTGGACACGCAGATCTACAAGACCTTTGCCGGATGCGGCGTGGTGGACAACGATCGTGATCCCTGCCGGGCGTCGAGCGGCGAGCACCTGTCCCGATTGCTGGCCCAGCACAAGTCGCATGTCTTTTCGCTGATCCAGAAATTCAATCAGACCGTGGGCGAAGGTGAGGCCTACTCCCGACGCGACGACCTCATCGTCATCACCGACGAGGCCCACCGCACCCAGTACGGCACGCTGGCGCTCAAC